The Nakaseomyces glabratus chromosome H, complete sequence genome segment TTCTCCAAATATTGCACGAAAGAGAGGATAACGATTTAGATCTTGAAAATAATGCACAACATTCAGCGAATAATCCTGAAAGCATCTCAAATctttatttcaataattttgatttattggcaaaaaaatacaatgtTCGCATtgtggaaaaaaaatggaaggaCATTCGTGTAGGTgattttgttcttttacAGCAGGATGATTGGGTACCTGCAGACATATTAATCTTAACATCAGATGGGGACAATAGTGAGGTATTTATTGAAACTATGGCTCTTGATGGTGAGACAAATCTGAAAGGTAAAGTTCCTCATCCAGAAATAAACAAATTAACTAAATCCGCATCTGGTTTGGCGAATATTAACGCACAAGTTACAGTTGAAGATCCTAACAATGATCTTTATAATTTTGAGGGTAATCTGGAATTAAACTCAGGTAGCAGctctaaaaaaaaatatcccCTAGGGCCAGATAATGTCATCTATAGAGGAAGTATTATTCGAAATACCAGAAATTGTGTTGGGATGGTCATCTTTACTGGAGAAGAATCTAAAATTCGTATGAATGCCCTAAGAAACCCCAGGACAAAGGCACCAAAActgcaaagaaaaatcaacaTGATAGTTGTTTTTATGGTCTTTGTGGTGGCCTGTATGTCTCTATTTTCTTACTTAGGTCATACCATCCAGATTAAAAGATatgttaataataataaggCGTGGTACCTTTTACAAGAAGATGCTGGGACTGCGCCAACAATAATgtcatttattattatgtaTAATACCATCATTCCACTTTCGTTATACGTCACAATGGAACTAATCAAAGTCGCCCAAAGTAGAATGATGGAATGGGATATTGATATGTATCATGCTGAGTCAGATACCCCTTGTGCTGTTCGCACAGCAACAATATTAGAGGAACTTGGTCAGGTCTCTTATATATTTAGTGACAAAACTGGTACTTTGACTGACAATAAGATGTTGTTTAGAAAACTTTCTTTCTGTGGTACATCTTGGGTGCATAATGCGACCCAAGATATCAGTGAGTTTAAACCTGCCCAGTTGTCCAACAAAAACGATATTGATGTCATTTCAATAGATGATCAGAGTTTTTTATCAAAACTTGGATATACTTCACAATCTAACCCAAAAAGATATATGGATATAAATGATTTTCCAGATAGAAGAACATCAGTGGAGTATAAAGGAAATGCGACTGTGAAATATACTGGTAGACCTAGTATGAGGTCATTGTACGTTCCACCAAAAAAGGAAACAAATGCGTCAAATTCACAGGATGCTAGCGATATTCCAGAGGATATCAAAAGTACTTTTGAACTTATATATTACATCCAGTCAAATCCCAAAAGCTTATTTGCTAAAAAGGCCAAAATGTTTATTCTTTCACTTGCTATCTGCCACATTTGTTTGCCCAAGAGAACTGAGGAAggaaatgatgaagatgacatCATTGAATACCAATCATCTTCTCCAGATGAATTAGCACTAGTCACAGCTGCAAGAGATATGGGATATATTGTGTATAATAGAAACGCAAACATATTAACGCTAAAAACATTCCCCGATGGTTTTGATGAACTTCCTAGATttgaaaactttgaaatattAGAGCTAGTAGATTTTAACTCTCAGAGAAAACGTATGTCAGTTATTGTAAGAGTACCTGAGGAGAAGGATAGAGtacttcttttttgtaAGGGTGCTGACAACGTGATTTTAGAAAGGTTGCATAATAAAGAAATGGCTCTCGATATGTTGGATCAGGTTGAAAATAATACCAAATATCGTAAAGACGCCGAGGCAGAACTCGTCATTCAACACAGAAAATCTCTGGAACGTGCAGTCAATGATGATCTTCCAAGGACATCATTAAGAAACTCCATTTCTAGGGGACCTAGGGAAAGTTTGTCTCTACAAGCAGCTAGAAAAAGTATGTCTAGGAAAAGTAATCAGTTACAAGATCCAGAGATGCAATTAGGTACAATTGaccaatttcttgatagTGTCCAAAAAACtgataaagaaattgaCGCTGTTGTCAGTCAAGCCCGTAAATCGTTGGCGAAACAACGTTTAGAAAAGTATGGACCCAGGTTATCAATGGATAGTCCTCAAATAGTAGCTGCAGAAAAATCACCGCAAGTTAGTAATGGTAATGATGTGCTTCTCAATTATATTGGTAGCGACGCACTTATCAGCAATGAAGAGTATGTTTTAGAGAAAACCTTGGAGGATATCGAAAGTTTCTCAACTGAAGGATTGAGAACTTTATTATTTGCTCATAAATGGATAAGTAATGAAGATTTTGAGCAATGGAGAACTAGATATCATGAAGCCAAAACTTCTCTTAGTGAgagaaaacagaaaattgATGAGGTTGGTGCCCAAATAGAGGATGAACTATATCTTCTAGGTGCGACAGCTATTGAAGACAAACTACAAGAAGGGGTTTCAGAAgctattgaaaaaattcgTAGGGCTGGCATAAAAATGTGGATGCTTACAGGTGACAAGAGAGAAACCGCTATAAACATTGGATATTCATGTAAATTAATTCATGACTATTCTACTGTGGTAATATTAACAACTAGTGATGAGAatattatatcaaaaatgaaTGCCATTTCTCAAGAAGTTGACTCGGGAAATGTGGCACACTGTGTAATCGTTATAGATGGTGCAACACTTGCTATGTTTGAGGACAATCCAACTTTAATGTCAGTTTTTACAGAGCTGTGTACTAAAACTGATTCTGTTGTTTGTTGTAGAGCCTCTCCTGCTCAAAAGGCCTTAATGGTCTCAAACATAAGAAATACCGATAAAAGTATTGTGACTTTGGCCATAGGTGATGGTGCAAATGATATAGCTATGATCCAATCTGCTGATATTGGTGTTGGTATCGCTGGTAAAGAGGGTTTGCAGGCCTCAAGGTCGGCAGATTATTCTATAGGGCAATTCAGGTTTATCCTTAAACTGCTTCTGGTTCATGGAAGATACAATTATATCAGAACTGCAAAATTTATTCTGTGCACATTCTATAAGGAATTGACTTTCTATTTGACTCAGTTGATTTATCAGCGTTATACAATGTTTTCTGGTACCTCATTATATGAGCCTTGGTCGTTGTCGATGTATAATACATTATTCACATCACTACCAGTTTTATGTGTGGGTATGTTCGAGAAAGATTTAAAACCTGTTACTCTCCTAACTGTTCCAGAACTCTATTCTATGGGGCGTTTGTCAAAAGCTTTTAATTGGTCAATATTTGCCGAATGGGTATTTCTTGGGACAGCAAATGCATTGATAATAacttttttgaatattgttGCTTGGGGTGAAACAAGCTTGTCAGACAACACCTTATATCCTCTCGGATTTGTCAATTTTAGTGCAACCGTTGCTCTAATAAATGTGAAGGCTCAGTTTATTGAGATGAGGAACAGGAATTGGCTAGCATTTACGTCTGTGATATTATCTTGTGGTGGGTGGTTAGTATGGTGTTGTGCTTTACCGATTTTAAACAGATCAGATGGAATATATGACGTTACATATGGTTTGTATCATCATTTTGGAAGAGATATTACATTTTGGTGCACTAGTTTGATTCTTGCCGTGCTGCCTATTATTGTTGACGTTGTATACAAGACTTTTAAGATCATGTTGGCACCAAGTGATTCAGACATTTTTGCGGAACTTGAACAAAAGAGTGAAATCAGAAAGAAACTTGAACTCGGTGCATACAACGAGATGAAGCAGGGATGGACATGGACACAAGATCAAAGCACATTTGATAAATACAAAGATATCGTCTTCAACAGATCTCGATCAGCGTCATCTGCTACAGAAGTAAATAGCATGACAAACTTA includes the following:
- the DNF3 gene encoding aminophospholipid-translocating P4-type ATPase DNF3 (CAGL0H04477g~Ortholog(s) have phospholipid-translocating ATPase activity and role in intracellular protein transport, phospholipid translocation, response to pheromone involved in conjugation with cellular fusion); its protein translation is MTEPDKKRKRSWSLRTQMFNKHLFENYHNDDNVEMNDIDEETENDEGHIGDFNSIDGQTKIRNHQSPRLVTKILDMLFDRRTQVHSVDGRHIPISLDHSSAISDIYPVDRHGNLVDERYGYAYCNNLITSSRYTIISFFPRQLYAQFSKLANVYFFIVAILQMIPGWSTTGTYTTIVPLCVFMAISMAREAYDDYRRHKLDKEENNKLTKVLQILHEREDNDLDLENNAQHSANNPESISNLYFNNFDLLAKKYNVRIVEKKWKDIRVGDFVLLQQDDWVPADILILTSDGDNSEVFIETMALDGETNLKGKVPHPEINKLTKSASGLANINAQVTVEDPNNDLYNFEGNLELNSGSSSKKKYPLGPDNVIYRGSIIRNTRNCVGMVIFTGEESKIRMNALRNPRTKAPKLQRKINMIVVFMVFVVACMSLFSYLGHTIQIKRYVNNNKAWYLLQEDAGTAPTIMSFIIMYNTIIPLSLYVTMELIKVAQSRMMEWDIDMYHAESDTPCAVRTATILEELGQVSYIFSDKTGTLTDNKMLFRKLSFCGTSWVHNATQDISEFKPAQLSNKNDIDVISIDDQSFLSKLGYTSQSNPKRYMDINDFPDRRTSVEYKGNATVKYTGRPSMRSLYVPPKKETNASNSQDASDIPEDIKSTFELIYYIQSNPKSLFAKKAKMFILSLAICHICLPKRTEEGNDEDDIIEYQSSSPDELALVTAARDMGYIVYNRNANILTLKTFPDGFDELPRFENFEILELVDFNSQRKRMSVIVRVPEEKDRVLLFCKGADNVILERLHNKEMALDMLDQVENNTKYRKDAEAELVIQHRKSLERAVNDDLPRTSLRNSISRGPRESLSLQAARKSMSRKSNQLQDPEMQLGTIDQFLDSVQKTDKEIDAVVSQARKSLAKQRLEKYGPRLSMDSPQIVAAEKSPQVSNGNDVLLNYIGSDALISNEEYVLEKTLEDIESFSTEGLRTLLFAHKWISNEDFEQWRTRYHEAKTSLSERKQKIDEVGAQIEDELYLLGATAIEDKLQEGVSEAIEKIRRAGIKMWMLTGDKRETAINIGYSCKLIHDYSTVVILTTSDENIISKMNAISQEVDSGNVAHCVIVIDGATLAMFEDNPTLMSVFTELCTKTDSVVCCRASPAQKALMVSNIRNTDKSIVTLAIGDGANDIAMIQSADIGVGIAGKEGLQASRSADYSIGQFRFILKLLLVHGRYNYIRTAKFILCTFYKELTFYLTQLIYQRYTMFSGTSLYEPWSLSMYNTLFTSLPVLCVGMFEKDLKPVTLLTVPELYSMGRLSKAFNWSIFAEWVFLGTANALIITFLNIVAWGETSLSDNTLYPLGFVNFSATVALINVKAQFIEMRNRNWLAFTSVILSCGGWLVWCCALPILNRSDGIYDVTYGLYHHFGRDITFWCTSLILAVLPIIVDVVYKTFKIMLAPSDSDIFAELEQKSEIRKKLELGAYNEMKQGWTWTQDQSTFDKYKDIVFNRSRSASSATEVNSMTNLAHGNSEDDQYLSSRFANDDIHTSYSGNSATSPPKPTRGNSLKLLSLNITGNSRSSEEYEVLPSGKLIKRQSTELQKATNNSENMASKLTKKLRFKMKDEEDDEEIDRIIRDRMKDLE